The sequence below is a genomic window from Halarchaeum grantii.
TCCCGTTCGGGTCCTGCGGACCTCGGCTTCGCCGACCGCGACGGACGTGGTTGCGTCGCGGCGAACGGGGAATGCGCTGGGCGCTCGCTCCGGGCGGGTCGGCGCGCGGTGCTGGATGAGTACTCCGTCGAGGGCGCGCTCTCGCTCGCGCCCCAAGGGGCGCTCGCTCCGGGCGGGTCGGCGCGCGGTGCTGGATGAGTACTCCGTCGAGGGCGCGCTCTCGCTCGCGCCCCAAGGGGCGCTCGCGAAGGCGCGAGCGAGAGCGCGCAGAGTCCTGTCGGTCGTCGGTAGTGAGGAAACCGCGATGTAGGAGCATCGCGGCGTCGGCGCGTGAGCGCCTTCAGGAAAACGACAATGCCCAGTAATAGTTCGAGTCAGAAGATCGTTCCGGTGGATGCACAGGCATTCGAAGATGGCGAGCGTGAGACGGTCGACGACGACGGCTTCACGGTCGTGGCGGAGACGCCGACGTTCCAGGCCACGGTCAAAGAGGAGACGCAGGCGAAGGTGGATGCGAACCACCCGGAGGGAATCGCGGACGCGAATCAAGAGCGGATTCCCGGTGTGACGCTCGCGCAGGAGGAACGCATCAAGGCGCGTGAAGCGGAGTTGGGGCGGATCAGCGCACAGGCGGAACTCGGCGAGCAGGAGGGCCGTGCCAGGCGGACGCGCGACATCGCAGCGGCGCGGAGCGCCGAGTGGAGCAGGGAGTTCGAGCGGCGGGCGGCGAGCGTGGATCGGGCGTTGAGTCCCGACCACGACCCACGCGAGATGCTCTCGCAGGACGAACTCGGGATGGTGAACGAGCAGGCGGCCAGAGTGGCGGGCGACCTCGATGGCTGGTCGCGGGCGGCGATCAGTCGGCGAATCGCGCAGGCGGTGCTCGACGGCGCGGACGTCCCCACGGCCGTCCTCGACGTGAAACAGGCGCTTGACGCCGCGCCTGGACAGGTCATTCCCATCAGTCGGGTCGAAGACGTCGACCGTGGCGAGGTGAGCATCGACGGTTCGGTCACCCAGCTGTGGGAGCCGAGTTCCGCAAAGATCGCTCAAGTCGGGTTGCTCGAGGACGAGACGGGACGGATCAAGTTCACCAGTTGGGAGAAGAGCGGGATGCGCGAGGTTGCTGAAGGCGAGCGCGTGCGTGTTCGAGGTGCCTCGAAGAACTGGTACCAAGGCCGGGTGTCCATCGCGTTCACCGGCTGGACCCACCTCCACTTCCCTGAGCGCGGGCGCTACTGGGAGTAGGACGACCATCGCAGGCTCTTTTCTTTTTGTTTGCCGGACCAGACCCAGGCCCCACCGCCCCACCCTCCGCTCCGTGCTCGCTCCCACAGGTCGCTGCGCGCGCAGCCACAACCTTGACGGGTTTATTCCGTCTGTAAGAAGGTTTATTCCGTCTGGGTGCGTGAGATCGTGTATGAAAGAGCCGCGCGACGAGTTGAAAGCCGACTCGGTGGAGCGACAGGACGCTCCTGATTTCGACGCGCTCACCCCGCCCGAAGACGTGGTCCGCGGCGGACGAACGCGAGACGACTTCTTCGACGCGATCCTGACGCTCGGGAGTCCGACGTCCGTCGAGGGGGTTGCGGAGCGCGCCGGGCATGGCGTGGATGCCGCGCGTGAATACTTAGAGTGGTTCGAGCGAATGGGTGTCGTCACGCGGGTGACGGAGTCGCCGGCGACGTACGAGCGCAACGAGGCGTATCTCCAGTGGCGGCGCGTGCAGCGCCTCCAAACGGAGTACTCGCAGGACGAACTGCTCGAATTCCTCCAGGCTGCGACGGAGCGTGACGAGGCATACGCAAGCGAGTTCGACGTCGACGCACCCGAGGACGTCTCGATCGCGGCGTACGCACGCGAGCACGACGAACCCGTGGAAGACGTCTGGGAGGATGTCTCACGCTGGATGACGACGCGACGACGGATCACGCTCCTCGAACGAGCGCTCACCGGCGCGGACGACGGTCTCGCTGGCCAGCAGTCCCCGGCATGAGCAGCGGTGACGAGACGCCCGACCTCGACATGAGTGATGGCGCGCCAGTCGATTTCGAACGGCTCTCGCTCATCGCTACGCGTCTCGGCAACGATGCCCGCTTCGTTCGGATCGACGAGTCGCCGCCGACTGCACCAGACCGACTCGTCTGTGTGTTCGACCCTGCGCTCTATCCGGTGAGTGTCGAGGAAGCACGCCTCGACATCGCCTGGTTCCAGAACGAGACGTTCTCTATTCACTACCACGAGAGCCATGCCGAGAGCGAGTTCGACCATCGCTGGGATCGGCATCCCTCGACACACAACGTGCTCGATCACATTCATCCAGGACCGGACGCGCCGACGCCGGGAGAGGATGCTCACCATCCCGATGACTGGCGGGATGTGCTCACAACCGTGCTGAACGAAATCGAGGACCGCCAGCGCGGCTTCTGGACCGACTAGCCACCGTCGCACTCTCAGTTCACAGCGTCCACCATCGGGCCGTCTTCCTCACCCATTTGGTGAATCGCCTCGAGGTGACCAGTCGCGGCCGTTCGCTGGGGAGTACGACATCGCACTCCTCTCCGGTGGCACGGACACGGGGCAGGAGCGAGTGGCCGTCGTCGAGCGCCACCTGTGGTTCGAAGCCGAGTTGCTCCCGCGCCTTCGAGATGTCCGCGATGCTCTCCTCGATGTCGCCGTCGCGGGCGTCCGTGTGGACGATCTCTGACTCGGTGTCTGCGGCGTCGCGCATCGTCTCCGCGAGCGCGCGAATGCTCACCGAGCTCCCCGTCCCGGTATTGAACGCCTCGCCCGTGTAGTCGGTCGTCGCCGCGCGGAGGGTCGCCTGCACGACGTTGTCGTCGATCGACAGTGCTGGATGGGGCCCGGTGTCGCCAGTATTCCTCTGTCGACGACTCCGCGTAGTCGGTGCCGACCACGACATAGCCCGCTGTCGCCTTCCCCCGAGAGATGCCGTGGCGACACCGCGTTTCATCTATCTAGTGAGGATTGAGCGAGGATCGAACTGGAGGGACACACACCGCGTTTCATCTGCCCTCATGCCGGTCGTGAGCCGCCCGTTCGAGATGGCTACGGTTTCCGCCTCTAGAGCCATCCGGTGTCGCTAGTACGGACCTGAAGTATCAAGCAGTTACGCCATCCAATTCGAACGCTGTCGCCGTCGACGGGTCGCCGTCGACGGGTCGACTTCGAAGACTCGGCGCCGCGCCGGTTCGAGGTCAGTGTAAATGGGTTATCTCACTCGTACGTTTGAAGCCCCTGAGGACCACACCCACCCCACTGCTTCCGCTGTTAACATACAAGAAGAGAGAGGCAGGTCGCAGACTGGGCATATCATGGAGGCTGTGTACAGCGGAAGCAGTGGGGGGATCCACCCCAATTTATTTAATTTGACACTCTCGACACCCCCACCCTATTGATTCCGCTGTTCGTATTGAGGTGCGCTGTATCAGTATTCCCTCCCGATAACAGCGGAACTGATGGGGTAAGGAATATATAAATAAAAACGATCAGAAGAAACACCGGAACTAATGGTTTTATATACCACCGACTTGGTGGTTGTGTTCTGAGCGATTTCTCGTTTACCCCAAACAACTCTATCTTCAAGAATCGGGAGGCACTGCTTGAAGAGTGGACACCAGACAATCTCGTCGGGCGTGACGAAGAGCTCAGCCGATATCACGCAGCTCTCCAGCCGGTCATCAACAACGAGACTCCCTCGAACATCTTCCTCTACGGGAAGAGCGGAGTGGGAAAGACAGCGGCCACACGCTACCTTCTCCACACGCTCGAAGGAGACGCGACCAACGTGGAAGGACTTGAGCTCACGACGATCGAGGTCAACTGTGATGGGCTGAACACGTCCTATCAGGTAGGGGTGAAACTGGTCAACGAACTCCGGGAGCCGGGACGCCAAATCTCGAACACGGGGTATCCACAGGCGAGTGTCTATGAGTTCCTCTTCGACGAACTCGACGCTTGCGGGGGAACAGTACTTATCGTCCTCGACGAAGTCGATCACATCGACGACGACTCACTGCTTTACAAATTGTCGCGTGCTCGCTCGAACGGCGATATTCGTGATGCGAAACTGGGTGTCATCGGGATCTCGAACGATTTGGACTTCCGGAATCAACTCTCCTCGAAGGTCCGATCATCGCTCTGTGAAAAGGAGGTCTCCTTCAGTGCGTACGATGCCGATGAACTCCGGCTCGTGCTCGAACAACGCGAACGGGTCGCCTTTCACGACGGTGTTCTCGAGGACGGCGTTGTCGCGATGTGTGCGGCCTACGGTGCAAAGGACTCTGGTGACGCACGAAAGGCACTGGATCTCCTTCTAGAAGCTGGTGACGTCGCTCGCGAGAGTGGATCGGCCGTCGTGACCGAAGCACACGTGCAGAAGGCTCGTGAACGCGTTCAGACGAACCAGGTTGTTGAGGGCATCCAAAACTACTCCCAACACGGAAAGCTCGTTCTGTACGCACTGACGGTGCTCCACGAGCGCGGTGAGACACCGGTACGAACACGGGAAGTCGTCGACATGTATCGGGAGGTCGCTCACTCTGAGGGCATAAGCCCAGTCTCGGAGCGCTCAGTACGTGACTATCTCGAGGAGTTGGCGCAGTTGGGAATCGCGAGCTCAGTAGAGTACAATCAGGGGAAAAGCGGTGGAAAGTACAAGGAACATCGGTTGGAGCAGTCCGTTTCCGCCGTCCGGACCGGCCTGTCGACGTTGTTAGAATCCGCTTGAACCGAGGCTCGGTCGTTCTGGTGGTATCCGCTCCGTACTAACAGCGGAAGCGGTGGGGTGGGTGTGTCGCGTTTCTCGACGACAGTCTCGCACCGGGGCCTTCTCCCCCTGACGATTCGCCCTTCGCGACGGCGCGAACGATGCCCGTCGGTGTCACCCGAACACCACCCACCCACCCAGCAGTGCGGCCACCTACCACTCGCCATCGACGGCCGCCCGATACGCGTCCAGTGCATCCGTGGCAATCCGGTCCCAATAAACATCCCCGCGCGCATCACCGGGTCGCTCGGTGGCCGCTCACCAGCCAGCGCCCGCTCCAGGACGCCCGCCACACCGTCGACCGTCGGCGTCGCGAGGAACCCACCCTCCCCGATCACTTCATCCGCCGCCGACTCCGGATGCTCGGCGCCGATCACCGTACACCCCGCCGCCATCGCCTCCGCATACGTCAACCCGAACCCCTCTCTCGTGGATGGCGACGCGAACACCTCGGCCGCACGCATCTGCGCCACGACGTCCGCGTACTCCTCGAGGAACCCCGTGAACGTGATTCGGCCCGCGCTATCGAGCCCTCGCGCATGCGCTTCGAGCGCCTCGCGCATCGGCCCATCCCCGACGATACCGAGCGTTTCGTCCGTCGACGCCCGGTCGAAGGCATCGAGGAGGACGTCCACGCGCTTGTCCTCGATCAACCGCCCTGCAAAGAGCACGTCGAAGCCGTCGCTCGCGGGCGTCGTCTCCCGGATCTGCTCGTAGTCGATGCCGTTCGGCACGACGCGAATCCGGTCCCGATCGGGCCCGATTTCTGCGAGCCGCCCCGCCGTCAGCTCCGACACCGCAATCGGATGCTGGGGCACGCGCCGTCGCGTGCTCCACCACCTTTCCGAACGGCGCCAGATACCCCAGATAGTCCTCCCAGTAGTCCCGCCACACCTCGTGCCAAGTCGTGACCAGCTTTCTTGTGATAGTTCGATCGTCTTTATTTGAACTCTGTCTCTCTGTTCACTCGCTCTCGATCGGGCACACCCGGATCTCACCGAACCCATACTTCGAATGCGCGCCGACACGTCTGATCGCGTTCTTCGCTGTCACGACCGGCCGGTCACCCCCATACCGGACGACTTGTCCATGGTCAACTGTCCCGCAGTGATACGTCTCCGGGCCTTCGACTATCTCCTCCTCACGCTGTCGAAGGTGAGTCGTCTCAACCGTCCACCACCACGGAATGTCGACATCGTTCGTGCCCGGGTAGTCCGAACGCAGGACGAACGGCGTCACGAGCTCCAGCCGGTATGCGTCCGCACCGCGAAGCCGACCATAGCCGAGGGCATCGAGGTCAACCATCTGTGTCGCTTTCAGTCGCGTCGTTCCATACCCGTAGTTTCGCTGCCCACCGAACTGCAATCCATCGAGTGCCTCCTCTTCGATCGGCAGGACGTCCGGGTCGTCCGCGTGGAGGTACGCGTGAACGAACCACGACGTCGTCCACGTCGTTTTTCTGGATTCTGCCGATCGGCCGAAGACCATCTCGTGCGCGAACGCTGGCTGTCCCGACTGCGTTCGAATATCGTGCGTGTTCACCGCATCCCGCGGCCGGGAATCGAGCACCCACGGTTGCTCCGGATGACGATGCAACCAGAGATCGTCGTACGTGGTCACTTCCGGAAGCGTTGCGCCGAGAGCGGGCCGCGACCCGCTTAGTGAATGCCACTCGGGGAAGGCGCCGAACTGCCCGGGCGCAAACATCCCGTGGCTCGCGTGGATCCGAGTGCGTTGGTCGGCAGGGAGTACTTGCTTGAGCGCGTGATAGATCGCGTTCCCCGAGACGTAGTACGGGTGCCCGAGATAGTCCATCTCCAGACGCCAACACACCTGCTGAATCCACGTCACGCCGACCACCTCTCGAAGTCCTCGACGTACTGGAGCGCCGTCGACCAGCTCTGGATCCGTCTGAGGTTCGCGTCGAGCACCATCGCCCACGCGTCGTCGTCCGTACCGAGTGGGTGCTCGGGCAGTCGACTCCACGCCCCCGCCCACGACCGAGACGGAGTGTCACCGAGGCGAATGCGTGGCCGCTTAGGCGACTCGGGTGTGATCCGGAGCGCGAACTCGTCGCCCGCGAACACTGTCCGATGGGGGACCACACTCTCCGGTGGATCGACGACGAGCCGGAGGTCTGCGAACGTCGAGCCCTCCTCATAGGCCCTCACCAGCGCTGCGACGAGCAGGGTGTGATACTTCAGACTCGTGTATGGGTAGTACACCGACTCGTTGAACCATCCCGCGACGTCGCTCGCGAGCCACTGCTCGTGCGCGCGCTCGGCGTCGCGCTCCGTTACGAGACCGTGCATGGCGTCGTCAACGTTGACCCCGTCGAGGTTCTGGGTTGTACCAGTACAGAGCGAGAGTCGTCGGTGGTTCGTGTGCGTCTCGACCGTGGTGTCCGGTTCGCCCACGGGTCGACTGAGCGCCGCCGCGTCGCCGTCCGCGCCAAAGGGAACGCGTTCGTTCACCCGGACACCCGCATACGTCTCAGAAGCCTGTGCGTGGCTCTGCCTGACGAACTTGTGGGCGTCATGGCGATACACCGCGAGCATGTCGCCGCTCATACCGCCTCCACGCGCTCGTTCAGGACGGCCTCGAACTCCGGGCAGTACTCGGACGCCCACTCCTCGTCCTTCTCCGCCATCGCCTTCGTGGGCTTCTTTCCTCTATCGAAGACGCGTCGCAGTTCGCACTCATCGTAGAGCGGATTCACGAGCTCACAGTCGACGATCCCGCCGCCGAAGTTCCGGGAGCCACCAAGTTGGTGCATGAAGTCCGTCTGGTGGTCGTTGAGGAACTCGATGGCCTCTGTGAGGAGCGCGAGGAACTCGGGCTTCGACTCGCGAAACGTGAGCTGCCACGACCCGTCCAGATTCGCGATCGCGTCTACCTCCACGTTCCGCAACGGATCGCGGTGGCTCTCGCGAGCGCGCGAGACGACGTTCCGATTCACTCGCCGATAGTGGCCCTCGGCTTGTCCGCGTGTATAGTCGACGCTCGACCGGACAGGCGAGAACGTGATCGGACGTCGCATTACTTTGCCCGGCCGATTCCCGAACCCACCGAAGAGCTCAAACACCACACAGCCGTCGTCGTGGTCGTCGAGACAACTCCCCTTCTCGTGATAGCCCGCATCGAGGTCGGTCTCGTAGACGTCCTTCTTCCGGAACCCTGCGTTCGCCTCCCCGGATGGCAGGCAGTACCGCCGCGCTCCTGAACAACGCGCTCCATCCCGTGGCGAAGCCACCCAGAGAGTGAGAACGCGGGGATGATCCCGCCGATCTGGTTCTGTGGGTCCTCCGGCTCGTAGTTGCCGCTCGAGGCGTGATGTCGATCCGTCACGACCGAGTCCCCGATCACGAGGAGGTCCGCGCGAAGTCGCACGTACACGTCGCGGAACTCGGTCATCGCCGCCTCCGCTTGAGGAACGTGCGGCAGTCGTGGTCCGCGATCCGCTCCGGGAGGCCGACCGCCCCACAGACGGGGCACTCCTCGAGTTGTGGGCCTAACTGGTCGTCGCGCTGTTCGACAGACTCATGCCGCTCTCTGTCTGAATGGTTCATGCTTCGTCCTCTGGCGAAGCCCGGGGATTCGGTGTACCAGCACCGGCCCCACTTCTGAGGCGACCCGTGCTTCTCACTCTCCAGTTCGTCGAGGGTTGGCTTAGGTGTTACGATGTAACTTCTAATGAAACTAGACGGTTCCGAACCGGTAAGTGACCGATCGGAGTAATGGGAGCATGGTCAACGAGGAGTTCCGGCCCAACGAACGCCAAGAGGCGATCCTACGCGTCCTCAAAGAAGGACGCGACGAAGGACGACCGTGGGGCTACGGGAACCCAAAGAGATTCGAAGAAGAATTGGGGATTCGACGGCAGTACGTGAACCGGGCGCTACGTGGGCTCGTCGACGCCGGGTGGGTTGAGAAAGCGAATCGTGGACTGTATCGGTTCGTCGTTGACCCGCGAGAAGAATGACGGCAATCGTTGGCGTCCCGATTAGATATCTTCCTCAGCCAGGACCTTCGCGAGTCCTTCCCGAAGCTCGTACGTCGGCTCCCAGTCAAATTCGCCCGTCAAGCGCGTGATGTCCGCCTTGAGATGGGGGCGATCACTTTCACGAACACGTTCTTCGTCTTGCTCGATGGTGATTTCCTCGCCTAACGCGTCTCTGACGGCCTCAACAACTTCACGAACAGAGTGCTCCGTTCCGGTGCCAACGTTATATGCACGGTATTCTCCATTGAACTCACTGGCGAGCGTGATGAGCGCACTCGCGATATCGCTCGCATAGATGAAGTCACGGGCAGGAGACAGATTCCCGAGATCAACGCTTCGAGAACCACCTTCGAGCTGTTCCAGAATTGCCGGAATGAGGTGACTGTTCGTCTCGCGCGTTCCGTAGACGTTGAAGAGCCGCGCGGACGCCGTGGGAACACCTGTATCGGCGTTGAATAATCGTGCTTCGTCTTCCGCAACGAGTTTCGTCCGGCCGTAGATATCCATTGGCCCGATCCCTTCCGTCTCGACGTGTGGACCAGGATCCGGAGCGTAGACTGCGGCTGAGGACGTGTTAACAACCCTCTTCAGGCCGTCAAGACCACGCGCTGCCTCTAAGACATTTCGAGTCCCCATTACGTTCACGTCGAACGCATCTTCGGGGTTCTCGTTGCAGTACGGAATGAAGTGGATCGCCGCGAGGTGAATTAGGACATCTGGCGAGACCTCTTCGACGACATCCACTACTTCATCTAACTCTCGGATATCCGCTTGATGAACCGTAACATCATCGGGGACGAGGCTCTCGTCGCCAGTAAACCCATTGTCGAGTGCATGAACGATAGATCCCTCATTGAGCAGCTGACGCGTTACGTACGACCCGATGAATCCAGTTCCCCCCGTGACGAGGACTCGTTCTTCTTCAAGCGACATTCGATTACCTCTCTTAATTCAACGTATTTAGATATACTTCTTCAAGCTCAGTTACGATATTGCTCCAGTCATGTGCCTGTCCGTACTCCCGGGCCCCATCTGACAATTGCTCCTGAAGATTGGGGTCTGCCAGTATCTCTTCCACTCGATCGGCGATTGCTTCGGGAGTTGGGTCTACTACGAATCCAGTCACGCCATCGTCGACGACAGCGGTCGATCCGTTCTCCGGGTGGTCTACGACGATGCTCGGAACGCCGCATGCGTTCGACTCCAAGATCGTATTGGGGAATCCCTCACGGATCGACGGAAGGACGAACATCTTCGCGGCCTTGATATTCGCGATCACGTCCTCATCGGCCTCGACGAATCCGAGGAACTCGACTTGATCGTCAACACCGTAATCACGGGCTTGCCGTTCCAGGTCGTCACGCTCTGGTCCATCCCCAACTATACAAACGTTTAGATCGGACCCGCGTCGAGAAGAGATGATATCGACAGCCTGCAAAAGGTGCTCAACGCGCTTGTGTTCCGAGAGTCGCCCGACATACACGATATCCCAGTCCGCGTCTGCGGCTGGAATCTCTTGAAGTGCATCGTAGTCGACACCGTTCTCGACGACGTGGACGTTCTCTGTTTTTCCGAGTTTGGCTAAGTCGTCTGCGATGTAGTCTGAGATTGGAATCACCGTATTCCCGAGCTTTAGTGTTGCGCGCTCGACGGCTTTCCCTCCCAGTCCTACTGGTCCGAGGTAGTCGTACCAGTAGTCATCCCACACCTCATACCACGTCACGACGAGTTCCGACTGCCGAACTAATTCATGTGCCTTCGACGTGAACACGGGGAAGTACGGGAATTGCTGGCAGTCGACGACATCGAGGTTCTCACGAAGCAGTGGCTTCGTCAATGCGGCTGCAAACTTAATTGCTTGCGCTATTGATCGCCGACCGTCTGTATAGAGTTCGTAGGGCTCGCAAACCCCGTGATAGACTATCCCATCCTTCTTCATCCGATCAGGTCCTTCCCAATACTTCATCCCAAACAGGTGGACCTCGTGGTCTTCTGCTAGCCGTGTCGCGAGCTCACGAATTCGTTTCTGGGCACCTCCTTTCTCCCACGGATAGACTGCATCGTATACGAAACCGATACGGAGTGAGCTAACCGAGTACTTCGAGCACATTTATGGCAATTCTCAATTAAATACTCAAATAGCCATCTATTTTAAACTATGGCATCCCACTTTCGTGATATTCTGATGAAGTATATCTGATCTATCGTCCTTAATGATTCAACTATATAACAATGGGTTTACAATCTTGTCTATGTTCTTAGAAAGTACCACGAACTCGATTGAGACTATGAAAATCATCCAGACACCAGCACGTTTTCCACCATCAGTTGGTGGCGTCGAACAGTATACCTATATCCTCTCGAAAAAGCTTGTCGAGCGTGGACACGAGGTCACCGTCGTCTGTGCCAAAGAACCAGAAGACGCCCTTTCACGGGAAATCTACGAGGGTATCGACGTCGTTCGACTTGACTACACGGGGAAGATTGCCCAAACGAACCTCACTCAGCGACTTCCCGTCGAACTGTATCGCGAGATTCGCGACGCCGATATCGTACACACACACCTTCCGACACCGTGGACTGCCGACGTGAGTGTTGCCATCGCGAAGATCTGTGGGACTCCCTCCGTTATAACGTACCACAACGACATTCGAGGCGACGGAATCGCGTCACACGTCGCCAACATCTACAACAAGACTGTCATGCAGGCGACGCTCGCGTGGACTGACCGGATCATCACAACCCAGGAGTCGTACTTCGAGAACTCCAACATCCCCGAGCGGCTTGAGGACAAGACTGTGACGATACGGAACGGGGTCGACGTTGAGCGGTTCCAGCCGCAGGACGTTGACGACGACACTGCGAGAGAACTTGGATTCGACACGGAGAAGACGAACCTGTTCTTCCTCAGCGTCCTTGACGAATATCACGACTACAAAGGGCTAGAGAATCTTCTTGAAGCGATGCAGCACCTTCCCGACAAGTACCACCTCGTAGTCGGTGGTGATGGATCCAAACGTGGCTACTACGAACAAAAAGTAACTGATCTTGGAGTTGGTGGTCAGGTTACGTTTGCGGGGTACATTCCTGATGAGACGCTTCCCCGGTATTATAACGTGGCGGATATGTTCGTTCTCCCGTCTACATCTAGTGAGCAGGAAGGGTTTGGCTTGGTTGCACTGGAAGCGCTTTCATGTGGGACACCAGTAATTACGACTGATATTGTCGGGGTTTCATCGGAGATCAAAACTCAGGACGTCGGGAAAATCATTCCACCAGACGACGTTTCTTCGCTCACTAGTGCGATCACAGCCGTTTCAATGAGCCCTAAAGGCTCTATAGAAAAACGTGGGAGACACATCTGTGTCTCGTCATACTCTTGGCAAACTATTGCTGACGATTTACTAGACCTATTTAATGAGGTCCGCAGCTAATCTCAACGGTTGAATCTCGGTCAGGGCTAGCTTAACTAGATAGTGCCGATCTACGACGTGGTATTGTTGAGAATGTCTTCGTAGATAGCAACTGTCTTTTGGGCACAATCTTCCCAATTGAATTGGTTAAGACGATTGTAGCCTTTCTTTATCATCATTTCTCTCTGATTGTCCTCTTCTAACAGCGTTAATACTGCATCACTCCACTCAGTTGGTTGGTCAGGTGAACAGAGCATCGC
It includes:
- a CDS encoding NAD-dependent epimerase/dehydratase family protein, which codes for MSLEEERVLVTGGTGFIGSYVTRQLLNEGSIVHALDNGFTGDESLVPDDVTVHQADIRELDEVVDVVEEVSPDVLIHLAAIHFIPYCNENPEDAFDVNVMGTRNVLEAARGLDGLKRVVNTSSAAVYAPDPGPHVETEGIGPMDIYGRTKLVAEDEARLFNADTGVPTASARLFNVYGTRETNSHLIPAILEQLEGGSRSVDLGNLSPARDFIYASDIASALITLASEFNGEYRAYNVGTGTEHSVREVVEAVRDALGEEITIEQDEERVRESDRPHLKADITRLTGEFDWEPTYELREGLAKVLAEEDI
- a CDS encoding DNA-binding protein → MPSNSSSQKIVPVDAQAFEDGERETVDDDGFTVVAETPTFQATVKEETQAKVDANHPEGIADANQERIPGVTLAQEERIKAREAELGRISAQAELGEQEGRARRTRDIAAARSAEWSREFERRAASVDRALSPDHDPREMLSQDELGMVNEQAARVAGDLDGWSRAAISRRIAQAVLDGADVPTAVLDVKQALDAAPGQVIPISRVEDVDRGEVSIDGSVTQLWEPSSAKIAQVGLLEDETGRIKFTSWEKSGMREVAEGERVRVRGASKNWYQGRVSIAFTGWTHLHFPERGRYWE
- a CDS encoding orc1/cdc6 family replication initiation protein — encoded protein: MSDFSFTPNNSIFKNREALLEEWTPDNLVGRDEELSRYHAALQPVINNETPSNIFLYGKSGVGKTAATRYLLHTLEGDATNVEGLELTTIEVNCDGLNTSYQVGVKLVNELREPGRQISNTGYPQASVYEFLFDELDACGGTVLIVLDEVDHIDDDSLLYKLSRARSNGDIRDAKLGVIGISNDLDFRNQLSSKVRSSLCEKEVSFSAYDADELRLVLEQRERVAFHDGVLEDGVVAMCAAYGAKDSGDARKALDLLLEAGDVARESGSAVVTEAHVQKARERVQTNQVVEGIQNYSQHGKLVLYALTVLHERGETPVRTREVVDMYREVAHSEGISPVSERSVRDYLEELAQLGIASSVEYNQGKSGGKYKEHRLEQSVSAVRTGLSTLLESA
- a CDS encoding glycosyltransferase family 4 protein, whose translation is MKIIQTPARFPPSVGGVEQYTYILSKKLVERGHEVTVVCAKEPEDALSREIYEGIDVVRLDYTGKIAQTNLTQRLPVELYREIRDADIVHTHLPTPWTADVSVAIAKICGTPSVITYHNDIRGDGIASHVANIYNKTVMQATLAWTDRIITTQESYFENSNIPERLEDKTVTIRNGVDVERFQPQDVDDDTARELGFDTEKTNLFFLSVLDEYHDYKGLENLLEAMQHLPDKYHLVVGGDGSKRGYYEQKVTDLGVGGQVTFAGYIPDETLPRYYNVADMFVLPSTSSEQEGFGLVALEALSCGTPVITTDIVGVSSEIKTQDVGKIIPPDDVSSLTSAITAVSMSPKGSIEKRGRHICVSSYSWQTIADDLLDLFNEVRS
- a CDS encoding DUF7342 family protein, with translation MKEPRDELKADSVERQDAPDFDALTPPEDVVRGGRTRDDFFDAILTLGSPTSVEGVAERAGHGVDAAREYLEWFERMGVVTRVTESPATYERNEAYLQWRRVQRLQTEYSQDELLEFLQAATERDEAYASEFDVDAPEDVSIAAYAREHDEPVEDVWEDVSRWMTTRRRITLLERALTGADDGLAGQQSPA
- a CDS encoding helix-turn-helix domain-containing protein, giving the protein MVNEEFRPNERQEAILRVLKEGRDEGRPWGYGNPKRFEEELGIRRQYVNRALRGLVDAGWVEKANRGLYRFVVDPREE
- a CDS encoding glycosyltransferase family 4 protein, yielding MCSKYSVSSLRIGFVYDAVYPWEKGGAQKRIRELATRLAEDHEVHLFGMKYWEGPDRMKKDGIVYHGVCEPYELYTDGRRSIAQAIKFAAALTKPLLRENLDVVDCQQFPYFPVFTSKAHELVRQSELVVTWYEVWDDYWYDYLGPVGLGGKAVERATLKLGNTVIPISDYIADDLAKLGKTENVHVVENGVDYDALQEIPAADADWDIVYVGRLSEHKRVEHLLQAVDIISSRRGSDLNVCIVGDGPERDDLERQARDYGVDDQVEFLGFVEADEDVIANIKAAKMFVLPSIREGFPNTILESNACGVPSIVVDHPENGSTAVVDDGVTGFVVDPTPEAIADRVEEILADPNLQEQLSDGAREYGQAHDWSNIVTELEEVYLNTLN